Within Moorena sp. SIOASIH, the genomic segment TCTCTGTGGATGCCCATAACCATGCTAGAGCATTTACTCAACCTGGACTTTATGAATATGAAGTCCAGGCAGAGCTAGAACATGATTTTCGGCGACGAGGTGCCATCGGACCGGCCTATCCGAGCATAGTAGCATCTGGTGCTAATAGCTGCGTCCTACACTATACCGAGAACAATCGACAGATGCAAGATGGGGATTTACTACTGATTGATGCTGGTTGTTCTTATGGGTATTATAACGCTGATATTACTCGGACATTTCCAGTGGGTGGTAAGTTTACCCCAGAGCAGAAAATTCTGTATGAGTTGGTCTTGAAAGCACAGTTGAATGCGATCGCACAAGTTAAACCAGGGAATCCCTTTAATCAATTTCATGACACGGCTGTGAAAATCCTGGTGGAAGGGTTAATCGATTTGGGACTCCTGGCCGGTGATAGTGAGGAAATTATTAAAGAGGAGAAATATAAACATCTATATATGCACCGCACCGGTCACTGGCTGGGATTGGATGTCCATGACAGTGGAGGCTACAAACAGGGGGAAAACTGGCAGATTTTTCAGCCCGGTAATGTACTAACAGTGGAACCAGGAATTTATATTGGTCCTGATACTGAGCCTTTGGAAGGTCAGCCAGCTATTGATCAGCGCTGGCGCGGGATTGGGATTCGGATTGAGGATGATGTGTTAGTGACTGAGTCAGGGAATGAAGTATTGACTGCTGGTGTGCCGAAATCCATAGAGGAGCTAGAAACTTAAGCTATTGTGCATCTACAGCAAGATATCAGCCCGTGGGTGGTGCGTTACGGAACGGGTTCAGGGGCTTGCGAAGTGGAAAATCAGAAGCAAGATATCAGCCCGTGGGTGGTGCGTTACGGAACGGGTTCAGGGGCTTGCGAAGTGGAAAATCAGAGGCTTTCCGTTCCTAACGCACCCTACGCACTTTTTCGTTCCCGATTCCCGATTCCCTGTTCCCGATTCTCGATTCCCGATTCCCTGGGTGCAGCGCTATAGCTACCATTTTAAAAAACAATGGACAATGTGAAGGATT encodes:
- a CDS encoding aminopeptidase P N-terminal domain-containing protein is translated as MIPQTEYKERREQLMSKIGNGTAIFRSAPVAIMHNTVEYNFRQDSDFFYLTGFNEPEAVIVLAPHHEEHRFVLFVQPKEPKKEVWTGYRTGVEAAKELFGADQTYPITELDEKLPQYLKKADRIYYHLGRDKPFNNTILKHWQRLMALYPKNGTGPMALESTNLILYGMRRVKSTTELKLMRQAVEISVDAHNHARAFTQPGLYEYEVQAELEHDFRRRGAIGPAYPSIVASGANSCVLHYTENNRQMQDGDLLLIDAGCSYGYYNADITRTFPVGGKFTPEQKILYELVLKAQLNAIAQVKPGNPFNQFHDTAVKILVEGLIDLGLLAGDSEEIIKEEKYKHLYMHRTGHWLGLDVHDSGGYKQGENWQIFQPGNVLTVEPGIYIGPDTEPLEGQPAIDQRWRGIGIRIEDDVLVTESGNEVLTAGVPKSIEELET